In the Gorilla gorilla gorilla isolate KB3781 chromosome 10, NHGRI_mGorGor1-v2.1_pri, whole genome shotgun sequence genome, one interval contains:
- the NAP1L1 gene encoding nucleosome assembly protein 1-like 1 isoform X6: protein MADIDNLPRVVKRRVNALKNLQVKCAQIEAKFYEEVHDLERKYAVLYQPLFDKRFEIINAIYEPTEEECEWKPDEEDEISEELKEKAKIEDEKKDEEKEDPKGIPEFWLTVFKNVDLLSDMVQEHDEPILKHLKDIKVKFSDAGQPMSFVLEFHFEPNEYFTNEVLTKTYRMRSEPDDSDPFSFDGPEIMGCTGCQIDWKKGKNVTLKTIKKKQKHKGRGTVRTVTKTVSNDSFFNFFAPPEVPESGDLDDDAEAILAADFEIGHFLRERIIPRSVLYFTGEAIEDDDDDYDEEGEEADEEGEEEGDEENDPDYDPKKDQNPAECKQQ, encoded by the exons ATGGCAGACATTGACAA CCTGCCTAGGGTAGTTAAAAGACGAGTGAATGCTCTCAAAAACCTGCAAGTTAAATGTGCACAGATAGAAGCCAAATTCTATGAGGAAGTTCACGATCTTGAAAGGAAGTATGCTGTTCTCTATCAGCCTCTATTTGATAAG cgATTTGAAATTATTAATGCAATTTATGAACCTACGGAAGAAGAGTGTGAATGGAAACCAGATGaagaagatgagatttcg GAGGAATTGAAAGAAAAGGCCAAGATTGAAGATGAgaaaaaggatgaagaaaaagaagacccCAAAGGAATTCCTGAATTTTGGTTAActgtttttaagaatgttgacttGCTCAGTGATATGGTTCAG gaaCACGATGAACCTATTCTGAAGCACTTGAAAGATATTAAAGTGAAGTTCTCAGATGCTGGCCAGCCTATG AGTTTTGTCTTAGAATTTCACTTTGAACCCAatgaatattttacaaatgaagtgctgacaaagacatacagGATGAGGTCAGAACCAGATGATTCTGAtcctttttcttttgatggaCCAGAAATTATGGGTTGTACAGG GTGCCAGATAgattggaaaaaaggaaagaatgtcaCTTTGAAAACTATTAAGAAGAAGCAGAAACACAAGGGACGTGGGACAGTTCGTACTGTGACTAAAACAGTTTCCAATGactctttctttaacttttttgccCCTCCTGAAG TTCCTGAGAGTGGAGATCTG gaTGATGATGCTGAAGCTATCCTTGCTGCAGACTTTGAAATTGGTCACTTTTTACGTGAGCGTATAATCCCAAGATCAGTGTTATATTTTACTGGAGAAGCTattgaagatgatgatgatgat tatGATGAAGAAGGTGAAGAAGCGGATGAG gaaggggaagaagaaggagatGAGGAAAATGATCCAGACTATGACCCAAAG AAGGATCAAAACCCAGCAGAGTGCAAGCAGCAGTGA
- the NAP1L1 gene encoding nucleosome assembly protein 1-like 1 isoform X3: MADIDNKEQSELDQDLDDVEEVEEEETGEETKIKARQLTVQMMQNPQILAALQERLDGLVETPTGYIESLPRVVKRRVNALKNLQVKCAQIEAKFYEEVHDLERKYAVLYQPLFDKRFEIINAIYEPTEEECEWKPDEEDEISEELKEKAKIEDEKKDEEKEDPKGIPEFWLTVFKNVDLLSDMVQEHDEPILKHLKDIKVKFSDAGQPMSFVLEFHFEPNEYFTNEVLTKTYRMRSEPDDSDPFSFDGPEIMGCTGCQIDWKKGKNVTLKTIKKKQKHKGRGTVRTVTKTVSNDSFFNFFAPPEVPESGDLDDDAEAILAADFEIGHFLRERIIPRSVLYFTGEAIEDDDDDYDEEGEEADEEGEEEGDEENDPDYDPKKDQNPAECKQQ; the protein is encoded by the exons ATGGCAGACATTGACAA CAAAGAACAGTCTGAACTTGATCAAGATTTGGATGATGTTGAAGAAGTAGAAGAAGAGGAAACTGgtgaagaaacaaaaatcaaag cacgtCAGCTAACTGTTCAGATGATGCAAAATCCTCAGATTCTTGCAGCCCTTCAAGAAAGACTTGATGGTCTGGTAGAAACACCAACAGGATACATTGAAAG CCTGCCTAGGGTAGTTAAAAGACGAGTGAATGCTCTCAAAAACCTGCAAGTTAAATGTGCACAGATAGAAGCCAAATTCTATGAGGAAGTTCACGATCTTGAAAGGAAGTATGCTGTTCTCTATCAGCCTCTATTTGATAAG cgATTTGAAATTATTAATGCAATTTATGAACCTACGGAAGAAGAGTGTGAATGGAAACCAGATGaagaagatgagatttcg GAGGAATTGAAAGAAAAGGCCAAGATTGAAGATGAgaaaaaggatgaagaaaaagaagacccCAAAGGAATTCCTGAATTTTGGTTAActgtttttaagaatgttgacttGCTCAGTGATATGGTTCAG gaaCACGATGAACCTATTCTGAAGCACTTGAAAGATATTAAAGTGAAGTTCTCAGATGCTGGCCAGCCTATG AGTTTTGTCTTAGAATTTCACTTTGAACCCAatgaatattttacaaatgaagtgctgacaaagacatacagGATGAGGTCAGAACCAGATGATTCTGAtcctttttcttttgatggaCCAGAAATTATGGGTTGTACAGG GTGCCAGATAgattggaaaaaaggaaagaatgtcaCTTTGAAAACTATTAAGAAGAAGCAGAAACACAAGGGACGTGGGACAGTTCGTACTGTGACTAAAACAGTTTCCAATGactctttctttaacttttttgccCCTCCTGAAG TTCCTGAGAGTGGAGATCTG gaTGATGATGCTGAAGCTATCCTTGCTGCAGACTTTGAAATTGGTCACTTTTTACGTGAGCGTATAATCCCAAGATCAGTGTTATATTTTACTGGAGAAGCTattgaagatgatgatgatgat tatGATGAAGAAGGTGAAGAAGCGGATGAG gaaggggaagaagaaggagatGAGGAAAATGATCCAGACTATGACCCAAAG AAGGATCAAAACCCAGCAGAGTGCAAGCAGCAGTGA
- the NAP1L1 gene encoding nucleosome assembly protein 1-like 1 isoform X1, whose protein sequence is MADIDNKEQSELDQDLDDVEEVEEEETGEETKIKARQLTVQMMQNPQILAALQERLDGLVETPTGYIESLPRVVKRRVNALKNLQVKCAQIEAKFYEEVHDLERKYAVLYQPLFDKRFEIINAIYEPTEEECEWKPDEEDEISIPASCLGEFSTEELKEKAKIEDEKKDEEKEDPKGIPEFWLTVFKNVDLLSDMVQEHDEPILKHLKDIKVKFSDAGQPMSFVLEFHFEPNEYFTNEVLTKTYRMRSEPDDSDPFSFDGPEIMGCTGCQIDWKKGKNVTLKTIKKKQKHKGRGTVRTVTKTVSNDSFFNFFAPPEVPESGDLDDDAEAILAADFEIGHFLRERIIPRSVLYFTGEAIEDDDDDYDEEGEEADEEGEEEGDEENDPDYDPKKDQNPAECKQQ, encoded by the exons ATGGCAGACATTGACAA CAAAGAACAGTCTGAACTTGATCAAGATTTGGATGATGTTGAAGAAGTAGAAGAAGAGGAAACTGgtgaagaaacaaaaatcaaag cacgtCAGCTAACTGTTCAGATGATGCAAAATCCTCAGATTCTTGCAGCCCTTCAAGAAAGACTTGATGGTCTGGTAGAAACACCAACAGGATACATTGAAAG CCTGCCTAGGGTAGTTAAAAGACGAGTGAATGCTCTCAAAAACCTGCAAGTTAAATGTGCACAGATAGAAGCCAAATTCTATGAGGAAGTTCACGATCTTGAAAGGAAGTATGCTGTTCTCTATCAGCCTCTATTTGATAAG cgATTTGAAATTATTAATGCAATTTATGAACCTACGGAAGAAGAGTGTGAATGGAAACCAGATGaagaagatgagatttcg ATTCCAGCTTCTTGTTTGGGTGAATTTTCCACA GAGGAATTGAAAGAAAAGGCCAAGATTGAAGATGAgaaaaaggatgaagaaaaagaagacccCAAAGGAATTCCTGAATTTTGGTTAActgtttttaagaatgttgacttGCTCAGTGATATGGTTCAG gaaCACGATGAACCTATTCTGAAGCACTTGAAAGATATTAAAGTGAAGTTCTCAGATGCTGGCCAGCCTATG AGTTTTGTCTTAGAATTTCACTTTGAACCCAatgaatattttacaaatgaagtgctgacaaagacatacagGATGAGGTCAGAACCAGATGATTCTGAtcctttttcttttgatggaCCAGAAATTATGGGTTGTACAGG GTGCCAGATAgattggaaaaaaggaaagaatgtcaCTTTGAAAACTATTAAGAAGAAGCAGAAACACAAGGGACGTGGGACAGTTCGTACTGTGACTAAAACAGTTTCCAATGactctttctttaacttttttgccCCTCCTGAAG TTCCTGAGAGTGGAGATCTG gaTGATGATGCTGAAGCTATCCTTGCTGCAGACTTTGAAATTGGTCACTTTTTACGTGAGCGTATAATCCCAAGATCAGTGTTATATTTTACTGGAGAAGCTattgaagatgatgatgatgat tatGATGAAGAAGGTGAAGAAGCGGATGAG gaaggggaagaagaaggagatGAGGAAAATGATCCAGACTATGACCCAAAG AAGGATCAAAACCCAGCAGAGTGCAAGCAGCAGTGA
- the NAP1L1 gene encoding nucleosome assembly protein 1-like 1 isoform X5, translating into MADIDNLPRVVKRRVNALKNLQVKCAQIEAKFYEEVHDLERKYAVLYQPLFDKRFEIINAIYEPTEEECEWKPDEEDEISIPASCLGEFSTEELKEKAKIEDEKKDEEKEDPKGIPEFWLTVFKNVDLLSDMVQEHDEPILKHLKDIKVKFSDAGQPMSFVLEFHFEPNEYFTNEVLTKTYRMRSEPDDSDPFSFDGPEIMGCTGCQIDWKKGKNVTLKTIKKKQKHKGRGTVRTVTKTVSNDSFFNFFAPPEVPESGDLDDDAEAILAADFEIGHFLRERIIPRSVLYFTGEAIEDDDDDYDEEGEEADEEGEEEGDEENDPDYDPKKDQNPAECKQQ; encoded by the exons ATGGCAGACATTGACAA CCTGCCTAGGGTAGTTAAAAGACGAGTGAATGCTCTCAAAAACCTGCAAGTTAAATGTGCACAGATAGAAGCCAAATTCTATGAGGAAGTTCACGATCTTGAAAGGAAGTATGCTGTTCTCTATCAGCCTCTATTTGATAAG cgATTTGAAATTATTAATGCAATTTATGAACCTACGGAAGAAGAGTGTGAATGGAAACCAGATGaagaagatgagatttcg ATTCCAGCTTCTTGTTTGGGTGAATTTTCCACA GAGGAATTGAAAGAAAAGGCCAAGATTGAAGATGAgaaaaaggatgaagaaaaagaagacccCAAAGGAATTCCTGAATTTTGGTTAActgtttttaagaatgttgacttGCTCAGTGATATGGTTCAG gaaCACGATGAACCTATTCTGAAGCACTTGAAAGATATTAAAGTGAAGTTCTCAGATGCTGGCCAGCCTATG AGTTTTGTCTTAGAATTTCACTTTGAACCCAatgaatattttacaaatgaagtgctgacaaagacatacagGATGAGGTCAGAACCAGATGATTCTGAtcctttttcttttgatggaCCAGAAATTATGGGTTGTACAGG GTGCCAGATAgattggaaaaaaggaaagaatgtcaCTTTGAAAACTATTAAGAAGAAGCAGAAACACAAGGGACGTGGGACAGTTCGTACTGTGACTAAAACAGTTTCCAATGactctttctttaacttttttgccCCTCCTGAAG TTCCTGAGAGTGGAGATCTG gaTGATGATGCTGAAGCTATCCTTGCTGCAGACTTTGAAATTGGTCACTTTTTACGTGAGCGTATAATCCCAAGATCAGTGTTATATTTTACTGGAGAAGCTattgaagatgatgatgatgat tatGATGAAGAAGGTGAAGAAGCGGATGAG gaaggggaagaagaaggagatGAGGAAAATGATCCAGACTATGACCCAAAG AAGGATCAAAACCCAGCAGAGTGCAAGCAGCAGTGA
- the NAP1L1 gene encoding nucleosome assembly protein 1-like 1 isoform X2, which produces MADIDNKEQSELDQDLDDVEEVEEEETGEETKIKARQLTVQMMQNPQILAALQERLDGLVETPTGYIESLPRVVKRRVNALKNLQVKCAQIEAKFYEEVHDLERKYAVLYQPLFDKRFEIINAIYEPTEEECEWKPDEEDEISIPASCLGEFSTEELKEKAKIEDEKKDEEKEDPKGIPEFWLTVFKNVDLLSDMVQEHDEPILKHLKDIKVKFSDAGQPMSFVLEFHFEPNEYFTNEVLTKTYRMRSEPDDSDPFSFDGPEIMGCTGCQIDWKKGKNVTLKTIKKKQKHKGRGTVRTVTKTVSNDSFFNFFAPPEVPESGDLDDDAEAILAADFEIGHFLRERIIPRSVLYFTGEAIEDDDDDYDEEGEEADEGYQLFEEVKSCSKLFQRWLQ; this is translated from the exons ATGGCAGACATTGACAA CAAAGAACAGTCTGAACTTGATCAAGATTTGGATGATGTTGAAGAAGTAGAAGAAGAGGAAACTGgtgaagaaacaaaaatcaaag cacgtCAGCTAACTGTTCAGATGATGCAAAATCCTCAGATTCTTGCAGCCCTTCAAGAAAGACTTGATGGTCTGGTAGAAACACCAACAGGATACATTGAAAG CCTGCCTAGGGTAGTTAAAAGACGAGTGAATGCTCTCAAAAACCTGCAAGTTAAATGTGCACAGATAGAAGCCAAATTCTATGAGGAAGTTCACGATCTTGAAAGGAAGTATGCTGTTCTCTATCAGCCTCTATTTGATAAG cgATTTGAAATTATTAATGCAATTTATGAACCTACGGAAGAAGAGTGTGAATGGAAACCAGATGaagaagatgagatttcg ATTCCAGCTTCTTGTTTGGGTGAATTTTCCACA GAGGAATTGAAAGAAAAGGCCAAGATTGAAGATGAgaaaaaggatgaagaaaaagaagacccCAAAGGAATTCCTGAATTTTGGTTAActgtttttaagaatgttgacttGCTCAGTGATATGGTTCAG gaaCACGATGAACCTATTCTGAAGCACTTGAAAGATATTAAAGTGAAGTTCTCAGATGCTGGCCAGCCTATG AGTTTTGTCTTAGAATTTCACTTTGAACCCAatgaatattttacaaatgaagtgctgacaaagacatacagGATGAGGTCAGAACCAGATGATTCTGAtcctttttcttttgatggaCCAGAAATTATGGGTTGTACAGG GTGCCAGATAgattggaaaaaaggaaagaatgtcaCTTTGAAAACTATTAAGAAGAAGCAGAAACACAAGGGACGTGGGACAGTTCGTACTGTGACTAAAACAGTTTCCAATGactctttctttaacttttttgccCCTCCTGAAG TTCCTGAGAGTGGAGATCTG gaTGATGATGCTGAAGCTATCCTTGCTGCAGACTTTGAAATTGGTCACTTTTTACGTGAGCGTATAATCCCAAGATCAGTGTTATATTTTACTGGAGAAGCTattgaagatgatgatgatgat tatGATGAAGAAGGTGAAGAAGCGGATGAG GGTTATCAGCTCTTTGAAGAAGTCAAAAGCTGCAGTAAACTTTTCCAACGTTGGCTGCAGTAA
- the NAP1L1 gene encoding nucleosome assembly protein 1-like 1 isoform X4: MADIDNKEQSELDQDLDDVEEVEEEETGEETKIKARQLTVQMMQNPQILAALQERLDGLVETPTGYIESLPRVVKRRVNALKNLQVKCAQIEAKFYEEVHDLERKYAVLYQPLFDKRFEIINAIYEPTEEECEWKPDEEDEISEELKEKAKIEDEKKDEEKEDPKGIPEFWLTVFKNVDLLSDMVQEHDEPILKHLKDIKVKFSDAGQPMSFVLEFHFEPNEYFTNEVLTKTYRMRSEPDDSDPFSFDGPEIMGCTGCQIDWKKGKNVTLKTIKKKQKHKGRGTVRTVTKTVSNDSFFNFFAPPEVPESGDLDDDAEAILAADFEIGHFLRERIIPRSVLYFTGEAIEDDDDDYDEEGEEADEGYQLFEEVKSCSKLFQRWLQ; this comes from the exons ATGGCAGACATTGACAA CAAAGAACAGTCTGAACTTGATCAAGATTTGGATGATGTTGAAGAAGTAGAAGAAGAGGAAACTGgtgaagaaacaaaaatcaaag cacgtCAGCTAACTGTTCAGATGATGCAAAATCCTCAGATTCTTGCAGCCCTTCAAGAAAGACTTGATGGTCTGGTAGAAACACCAACAGGATACATTGAAAG CCTGCCTAGGGTAGTTAAAAGACGAGTGAATGCTCTCAAAAACCTGCAAGTTAAATGTGCACAGATAGAAGCCAAATTCTATGAGGAAGTTCACGATCTTGAAAGGAAGTATGCTGTTCTCTATCAGCCTCTATTTGATAAG cgATTTGAAATTATTAATGCAATTTATGAACCTACGGAAGAAGAGTGTGAATGGAAACCAGATGaagaagatgagatttcg GAGGAATTGAAAGAAAAGGCCAAGATTGAAGATGAgaaaaaggatgaagaaaaagaagacccCAAAGGAATTCCTGAATTTTGGTTAActgtttttaagaatgttgacttGCTCAGTGATATGGTTCAG gaaCACGATGAACCTATTCTGAAGCACTTGAAAGATATTAAAGTGAAGTTCTCAGATGCTGGCCAGCCTATG AGTTTTGTCTTAGAATTTCACTTTGAACCCAatgaatattttacaaatgaagtgctgacaaagacatacagGATGAGGTCAGAACCAGATGATTCTGAtcctttttcttttgatggaCCAGAAATTATGGGTTGTACAGG GTGCCAGATAgattggaaaaaaggaaagaatgtcaCTTTGAAAACTATTAAGAAGAAGCAGAAACACAAGGGACGTGGGACAGTTCGTACTGTGACTAAAACAGTTTCCAATGactctttctttaacttttttgccCCTCCTGAAG TTCCTGAGAGTGGAGATCTG gaTGATGATGCTGAAGCTATCCTTGCTGCAGACTTTGAAATTGGTCACTTTTTACGTGAGCGTATAATCCCAAGATCAGTGTTATATTTTACTGGAGAAGCTattgaagatgatgatgatgat tatGATGAAGAAGGTGAAGAAGCGGATGAG GGTTATCAGCTCTTTGAAGAAGTCAAAAGCTGCAGTAAACTTTTCCAACGTTGGCTGCAGTAA